The Microbacterium paraoxydans genome includes a window with the following:
- the pheA gene encoding prephenate dehydratase has translation MNAVTARRTYSYLGPAGTFTEAALDQVAEARGQDWRPVHNVGEALADVLEGRSDAAMIAIENSIEGGVSTTQDALATLPGLRIIGEYLVRVNFVLVAPRGTTLDQVEVIAAHPVAYAQCHGWLGEHLPTHSHVPAASNVASAIGVLDGTSPAQAAIAAPGIVQHYDVDVLAEGIGDNAAAVTRFVLVTRTTRSPAPTGADKTSLIVELPHDHPGSLLEMLEQFSTRGINLSLIESRPIGDELGRYRFVIDADGHIEHERMADALLGIRRFSPRVVFLGSYPRADRQIVQYPDRYSDEIFIEARDWLRGILSGEPES, from the coding sequence CTGAACGCCGTGACTGCACGCCGCACCTACAGCTATCTCGGACCAGCCGGAACCTTCACGGAGGCAGCGCTCGACCAGGTGGCCGAGGCCAGGGGACAGGACTGGCGACCGGTGCACAACGTGGGCGAGGCGCTCGCGGACGTCCTCGAAGGGCGGAGCGACGCGGCCATGATCGCGATCGAGAACTCCATCGAGGGCGGGGTCTCGACCACGCAGGACGCGCTGGCGACTCTGCCGGGGCTCCGGATCATCGGCGAGTACCTCGTGCGGGTGAACTTCGTCCTCGTCGCGCCGCGCGGCACCACTCTCGACCAGGTCGAGGTCATCGCCGCGCACCCCGTCGCCTACGCGCAGTGTCACGGCTGGCTCGGCGAACACCTCCCGACCCACTCGCATGTGCCGGCGGCGAGCAACGTGGCCTCGGCCATCGGCGTCCTCGACGGCACCTCGCCCGCGCAGGCCGCGATCGCCGCTCCCGGCATCGTGCAGCACTATGACGTGGATGTGCTCGCCGAGGGCATCGGCGACAACGCGGCGGCCGTGACCCGGTTCGTCCTCGTCACCCGCACCACGCGTTCGCCCGCGCCGACCGGTGCCGACAAGACCTCGCTGATCGTCGAGCTCCCGCATGACCACCCTGGTTCTCTCCTCGAGATGCTGGAGCAGTTCTCGACGCGCGGCATCAACCTCTCCCTCATCGAGTCCCGGCCCATCGGCGACGAGCTCGGCCGGTACCGGTTCGTGATCGACGCGGACGGTCACATCGAGCACGAGCGGATGGCCGACGCCCTGCTCGGGATCCGCCGCTTCAGCCCCCGTGTGGTGTTCCTCGGGTCGTACCCGCGTGCTGACCGGCAGATCGTGCAGTATCCCGACCGCTACTCCGACGAGATCTTCATCGAGGCCCGCGACTGGCTCCGCGGCATCCTCTCCGGCGAACCCGAGTCCTGA
- a CDS encoding ABC transporter ATP-binding protein, whose protein sequence is MDTHVQQERGPAATSTAPALEVSDLAITFASKRRQVTALEGVDLRVEEGEFLSIAGPSGCGKSTLLKAVAGLTAPSRGSIRLRGDEVRGPRQDIGYVFQRAALLEWRSVRGNILLQAEMRGMDMRKAQARADELIEMTGLTGFEKSLPHELSGGMQQRVSLCRALLHEPRVLLMDEPFGALDALTRERMNVELNRIWSATGTTVLLVTHSVAEAVYLASRVIVMGPRPGRILEEHRVDLPARRGYADVLEREEFHRVSSRVRELLGSSTDAD, encoded by the coding sequence ATGGATACCCACGTTCAGCAGGAACGCGGACCCGCGGCCACGAGCACCGCTCCGGCGCTCGAGGTCTCGGATCTCGCGATCACCTTCGCCTCCAAGCGGCGCCAGGTCACGGCCCTCGAGGGCGTCGACCTGCGCGTCGAGGAGGGGGAGTTCCTCTCCATCGCCGGACCTTCGGGCTGCGGCAAGTCGACGCTCCTGAAGGCCGTGGCGGGACTCACCGCTCCGAGCCGCGGCAGCATCCGCCTGCGCGGCGACGAGGTCCGCGGTCCGCGGCAGGATATCGGCTACGTGTTCCAGCGGGCGGCGCTTCTGGAATGGCGCAGCGTCCGCGGCAACATCCTCCTGCAGGCCGAGATGCGCGGGATGGACATGCGCAAGGCCCAGGCCCGTGCCGACGAGCTCATCGAGATGACCGGTCTCACCGGCTTCGAGAAGTCACTGCCGCACGAGCTCTCCGGTGGCATGCAGCAGCGGGTGTCGCTGTGCCGCGCCCTGCTGCACGAGCCGCGGGTGCTGCTCATGGACGAGCCGTTCGGCGCCCTCGACGCCCTCACGCGCGAGCGTATGAACGTCGAGCTCAACCGGATCTGGAGCGCCACCGGCACGACCGTGCTGCTCGTGACCCACTCGGTCGCGGAGGCCGTCTACCTCGCCAGTCGCGTCATCGTGATGGGGCCGCGCCCCGGGCGGATCCTGGAGGAGCACCGCGTCGACCTCCCGGCCCGCCGCGGCTACGCCGATGTTCTGGAGAGGGAGGAGTTCCACCGCGTCTCCAGCCGCGTCCGCGAGCTCCTCGGCTCCTCCACCGACGCCGACTGA
- the pgm gene encoding phosphoglucomutase (alpha-D-glucose-1,6-bisphosphate-dependent), whose translation MSSRAGLPAEESDLIDVDELIAAYYDRVPNPDVASERVVFGTSGHRGSSLTKSFNENHILATTQAIVDYRAAQGITGPLFLGRDTHALSLPAERSAIEVLLANGVDVRVDARDSWVPTPALSHAILTYNRDRAADDPGRADGIVVTPSHNPPRDGGFKYNPPHGGPADTDATGWIADRANQLIAGGLTEVRRERFADVDWDAITGYDFRDAYVRDLPSIIDIEAIRRAGVRIGADPLGGASVEYWSLIAEMHDIDLTVVNPEVDPTWRFMTLDWDEKIRMDPSSPSAMASLVAKKGDYDILTGNDADADRHGIVTPDAGLMNPNHFLAVAIDYLFSHREHWPREAAVGKTLVSSMIIDRVAESLGRRLLEVPVGFKWFVPGLLDGSVAFGGEESAGASFLRHDGSVWSTDKDGILLCLLAAEILAVTGKTPSQRYAELEDAFGASAYQRVDAPATPEQKATLGKLAPESVTATTLAGEDIIAKLSHAPGNGAAIGGLKVQTPHAWFAARPSGTEDVYKLYAESLRGPEHLAEVQAEARAVVSAALGD comes from the coding sequence ATGAGCAGCCGTGCCGGCCTCCCCGCGGAGGAAAGTGACCTGATCGACGTCGACGAGCTGATCGCCGCCTACTACGACCGCGTGCCGAATCCGGATGTCGCGAGCGAGCGGGTCGTGTTCGGCACCAGCGGGCACCGCGGCTCGTCGCTCACGAAGAGCTTCAACGAGAACCACATCCTCGCGACGACGCAGGCCATCGTCGACTATCGCGCCGCGCAGGGCATCACCGGTCCGCTCTTCCTGGGGCGCGACACCCACGCGCTGTCCCTCCCGGCGGAGCGCAGCGCCATCGAGGTCCTGCTCGCGAACGGCGTGGACGTGCGCGTCGACGCCCGGGACTCGTGGGTGCCGACCCCCGCGCTGAGCCACGCGATCCTCACGTACAACCGCGACCGCGCCGCCGATGACCCGGGCCGCGCGGACGGCATCGTCGTGACCCCCTCGCACAACCCGCCGCGCGACGGCGGCTTCAAGTACAACCCGCCCCACGGCGGTCCCGCCGACACCGATGCGACCGGCTGGATCGCCGACCGCGCCAATCAGCTCATCGCCGGCGGCCTGACCGAGGTCCGTCGCGAGCGCTTCGCCGACGTGGACTGGGACGCGATCACCGGGTACGACTTCCGCGACGCCTATGTGCGCGACCTCCCGTCGATCATCGACATCGAGGCGATCCGCCGCGCCGGCGTGCGCATCGGGGCGGACCCGCTGGGCGGCGCGTCGGTGGAGTACTGGTCGCTGATCGCCGAGATGCACGACATCGACCTCACGGTCGTCAATCCCGAGGTCGACCCCACGTGGCGCTTCATGACCCTCGACTGGGACGAGAAGATCCGGATGGACCCGTCGTCTCCGTCGGCCATGGCGTCGCTCGTGGCGAAGAAGGGCGACTACGACATCCTCACCGGGAACGACGCCGACGCGGACCGGCACGGCATCGTCACCCCTGACGCCGGGCTCATGAACCCGAACCACTTCCTCGCCGTCGCCATCGACTACCTCTTCTCCCACCGGGAGCACTGGCCGCGCGAGGCCGCCGTCGGAAAGACGCTCGTGTCGTCGATGATCATCGATCGCGTGGCCGAGTCGCTCGGGCGGCGTCTGCTGGAGGTTCCGGTGGGCTTCAAGTGGTTCGTGCCCGGACTGCTCGACGGCTCGGTGGCGTTCGGCGGCGAGGAGTCGGCAGGCGCCTCGTTCCTGCGCCACGACGGCTCCGTGTGGTCGACCGACAAGGACGGCATCCTCCTCTGCCTGCTCGCGGCCGAGATCCTTGCGGTGACCGGCAAGACTCCGTCCCAGCGCTACGCGGAGCTGGAGGACGCCTTCGGCGCTTCCGCCTACCAGCGCGTCGACGCCCCCGCGACCCCTGAGCAGAAGGCGACGCTCGGCAAGCTCGCCCCGGAGTCGGTGACCGCGACCACCCTCGCCGGCGAGGACATCATCGCGAAGCTCTCCCACGCCCCCGGCAACGGTGCGGCGATCGGCGGCCTCAAGGTGCAGACTCCGCACGCATGGTTCGCCGCGCGCCCGTCCGGAACCGAAGACGTCTACAAGCTCTACGCCGAGAGCCTGCGCGGTCCCGAGCACCTCGCGGAGGTGCAGGCCGAGGCCCGCGCCGTGGTTTCCGCCGCCCTCGGCGACTGA
- a CDS encoding ABC transporter permease: MSSAPSATMTLALAADRPEPPGIVRWWSRHWHPLVFVLAVLALWWVSTSLGWVPAFIIPSPADTWAAFTDNAAYLAQNTWVTTYETVIGFVIAVVVGVLVAVLMVYSRGLEQTLYPVILFAQVIPKIAIAPLFVVWLGFGAEPKILVAVLMAFFPVVISGLAGLRTVDPEILQLASTMGASRFKTFLKVRLPAALPELLSGLKVAATLAVTGAVVGEFVGANEGLGYVILQANGNLDTAMLFAALIIMSLLGVILFGIIQIAERFLIPWHASKRDVAAATVRL, translated from the coding sequence ATGTCGTCTGCCCCCTCCGCGACCATGACCCTGGCGCTGGCCGCCGATCGTCCCGAGCCTCCGGGCATCGTCCGCTGGTGGAGCCGCCACTGGCACCCGCTCGTCTTCGTGCTCGCGGTGCTCGCGCTCTGGTGGGTCTCCACGAGCCTCGGGTGGGTGCCGGCCTTCATCATCCCGTCGCCTGCCGACACCTGGGCCGCCTTCACCGACAACGCCGCCTACCTCGCGCAGAACACCTGGGTCACCACCTACGAGACCGTGATCGGGTTCGTCATCGCGGTCGTCGTCGGCGTCCTCGTCGCGGTGCTCATGGTCTACTCGCGAGGCCTGGAGCAGACGCTCTATCCCGTCATCCTCTTCGCTCAGGTCATCCCGAAGATCGCCATCGCCCCGCTGTTCGTCGTCTGGCTCGGGTTCGGAGCGGAGCCGAAGATCCTCGTGGCCGTGCTCATGGCGTTCTTCCCTGTCGTCATCTCGGGCCTCGCGGGTCTGCGCACCGTCGACCCGGAGATCCTCCAGCTCGCGTCGACCATGGGAGCCAGCCGCTTCAAGACCTTCCTCAAGGTGCGGCTCCCCGCGGCGCTGCCCGAGCTCCTCTCCGGCCTCAAGGTCGCCGCGACGCTCGCGGTCACCGGTGCCGTCGTCGGCGAGTTCGTCGGCGCGAACGAGGGCCTCGGCTACGTGATCCTCCAGGCCAACGGCAACCTCGACACCGCCATGCTCTTCGCCGCGCTCATCATCATGTCGCTGCTCGGCGTCATCCTCTTCGGCATCATCCAGATCGCCGAGCGCTTCCTCATCCCGTGGCACGCCTCCAAGCGCGACGTCGCCGCGGCCACCGTCCGACTCTGA
- a CDS encoding ABC transporter substrate-binding protein, which yields MKKSGTILSSIALASAAVLALSGCGGSTAPASSGDGDGGELTPVTLMLNWYPYGEHAAFYYGVDQGIFEEHGIDLTIKAGQGSTKTAQAVGQGQVDFGWADTPAVLANIDKGVGIKSVGVFLQTTPSAVQVFADSGISSPEDLKGKTIAVSAGDAPTTTFPMYLEAVGLEEGDVTQQNLDAAGKIAAMLSGKVDGLIGFAHDQGPTIADKSGKDVEYLRYSDAGLNFFSNGLIAPTDTIENDPELVEALVAATSEAFEAAQEDPEAAVAAMEGKDPQMPSQEVLLHQWEETIELLHTDATEGQAPGANATEDWESTLEVLSEAGLISGDGDVETYFDDAFTPGK from the coding sequence ATGAAGAAGTCAGGCACCATCCTCAGCTCGATCGCCCTCGCGTCCGCCGCGGTGCTCGCCCTCTCCGGCTGCGGAGGGTCGACGGCCCCGGCGAGCTCCGGCGACGGTGACGGCGGCGAGCTCACGCCGGTCACCCTCATGCTCAACTGGTACCCGTACGGCGAGCACGCCGCGTTCTACTACGGCGTCGACCAGGGCATCTTCGAGGAGCACGGCATCGACCTCACGATCAAGGCCGGCCAGGGCTCGACGAAGACCGCGCAGGCCGTCGGGCAGGGGCAGGTCGACTTCGGCTGGGCGGACACCCCGGCCGTCCTCGCGAACATCGACAAGGGCGTCGGCATCAAGAGCGTCGGCGTCTTCCTGCAGACCACGCCGTCGGCCGTGCAGGTCTTCGCCGACTCCGGCATCTCCAGCCCGGAAGACCTCAAGGGCAAGACCATCGCGGTCTCCGCGGGCGACGCCCCGACCACGACCTTCCCGATGTACCTCGAGGCCGTGGGCCTGGAGGAGGGCGATGTGACGCAGCAGAACCTCGACGCCGCGGGCAAGATCGCCGCCATGCTCTCGGGCAAGGTCGACGGCCTCATCGGCTTCGCGCACGACCAGGGCCCGACCATCGCCGACAAGAGCGGCAAGGACGTCGAGTACCTGCGCTACTCCGACGCCGGCCTGAACTTCTTCAGCAACGGCCTCATCGCGCCCACCGACACCATCGAGAACGACCCGGAGCTCGTCGAGGCGCTGGTCGCGGCGACCTCCGAGGCCTTCGAGGCCGCGCAGGAGGACCCCGAGGCGGCGGTGGCCGCGATGGAGGGCAAGGACCCGCAGATGCCGTCGCAGGAGGTGCTGCTGCACCAGTGGGAGGAGACCATCGAGCTGCTCCACACGGACGCCACCGAGGGCCAGGCTCCCGGCGCGAACGCCACCGAGGACTGGGAGTCCACGCTGGAGGTGCTGTCCGAGGCCGGGCTCATCTCGGGCGACGGCGACGTGGAGACCTACTTCGACGACGCCTTCACCCCCGGGAAGTGA